DNA sequence from the Streptomyces sp. HUAS 15-9 genome:
CGCGGGGCACGGGGAGGGGCGCGGACATGACGCGGGGCACCGCCGAGCGGGACGAGATGGAACAGCCGATCATCGACCAGCTGAAGGCGATGGGATGGCGGCACGCCCATGGAACCGACCTCAGCAAGGTGGACCCCGCCGGGGACGAACGGGCGTACAGCGATCTGCTCCTGTTGAAGCGCCTGCGCTCCGCCGTCCGGCGCGTCAACCGGGTGCCCGGTGGCGGGGGTTCCTGGATGACGGACGCGGACGGACGCCGCCATCGACGACCTGCGCCGTACAGCCCGTAACGTGGCCACCACCTCGCTCGTCACGGTCAACGGCGAAGTGACCAGTCGGCTGATCAAGGGAACGCCGGTCACCGGCGACGAGGAGCACCACCACGGCTCGACCGTGCACGCCCAGTTCATCGACTGGAACCTGGAAATTCCCGGCTCACCTGGTCGACTACGTCATCGCCCATGAACTCGCTCACATCAGGATCTCCGGGCACGGAGCGGACTACTGGGCCCTTCTCCGACAGGCCATTTCAGAGTGCGAGGAACGCAAGGAGGAACTGGACGATCTCGGACGCCGACTGTGGCTCGGCGAGGTCCGTGAAAGGCGCTGATGCCCGCCGCGGCCGACCCCGTTGTTCCACACGTCACGCCTTCTCTCTGACGCCTCCTCACACCACCCGCGTCGCCCCCGCGAACGGCATCTCGTCGATCGGGGCCAGGCGTACGGGCGCCGACGGGTTCGGGGCGTGGATCATCTGGCCGTTGCCGACGTAGATGCCTACGTGGCTGATGCCGGAGTAGAAGAAGACCAGGTCGCCGGGCCGGAGTTCGGAGCGGGAGACCCGTCGGCCCGCGTTGATCTGGGCGTAGGTGGTGCGGGGGAGGGAGATGCCGGCGGAGCGGTAGGCGGCCTGGGCGAGGCCCGAGCAGTCGAAGGCGTCGGGGCCGGTCGCGCCCCAGACGTAAGGGCTGCCCAGCTTCTGGTAGGCGTACGAGACGGCCGCCGCGGCGCGGGAGTCGGGGGCCGCGGCGGAGCCGAGGGCGGTCAGGGCGTCCCGTGGGTCCGAGGCCGACCTCGAGGCGTGGCCCGTGGCAGCCGCCGTGTCCGTGACTCGCGCCCGCTCCTGCGGGGTGAGCCGGGACAGCAGCTCTCTCGCCTCGCCGAGCTTCCCGGTGACCGTCTTCTTCTGCCGCTTCAGCTCGGCCTGCCGTGACCTGAGCGACACCAGCTCGACACGGGCGGCGCCGCGCAGCTGCTCGATCTCCCGGAGCTGCTTGCGCACCCGGGTCACTGTCTGGGACTGCCGGTCGCCCGCCCGCTCGGCCAGCGCCGTGCCCTCCAGATACCGGTCGGGATTGCCGGAGAGCATCAGCTGCACCGTGGGATCGAGCCCACCGCTGCGGTACTGCGCCGCCGCGACGGTACCCAGCGCGTCCCGCGCCGAGTTGAGCTTCTGCTCCTTGCGGGCCGCCTCGTCCCGCAGCGACTTCAGCCGCCGCTGCGCCGAATCCGCCTTCTCCTTCGCGCCGTTGTACTTCTCGGTGGCGGCCTCCG
Encoded proteins:
- a CDS encoding C40 family peptidase, whose protein sequence is MAVHRRPRQRSLGGSTARTAVTIALAGAATATGFEGIGHAEPQLTPAQVKAKVDKLYQEAEAATEKYNGAKEKADSAQRRLKSLRDEAARKEQKLNSARDALGTVAAAQYRSGGLDPTVQLMLSGNPDRYLEGTALAERAGDRQSQTVTRVRKQLREIEQLRGAARVELVSLRSRQAELKRQKKTVTGKLGEARELLSRLTPQERARVTDTAAATGHASRSASDPRDALTALGSAAAPDSRAAAAVSYAYQKLGSPYVWGATGPDAFDCSGLAQAAYRSAGISLPRTTYAQINAGRRVSRSELRPGDLVFFYSGISHVGIYVGNGQMIHAPNPSAPVRLAPIDEMPFAGATRVV